The Flavobacterium marginilacus genome window below encodes:
- a CDS encoding MFS transporter, giving the protein MVLSKPKVSFWQIINMNVGFFGIQYSFGLQQSAVNPIYDFLHASPDQIPILNLAGPLTGLLIQPIIGAMSDKTWHPRWGRRKPYFFIGAVICSIALFLFPFSSSLWMAAGLLWILDVGNNTAMEPYRAFIADTLNEDQQPTGFQAQSFFTGFGQFLSYISLFLFPIVFTGYNGELPNWIYASFFLGAVLSITSIWWSMKKTAEIPPAKEEIEKIKSEPLNLLSPFVDIYHAVLEMPKVMWQLFLVYLFQWYALMCFWQNNSKSIALSVWNVTPSNKEIYEKAVEWMGLIGAFGFIITFSVAFYLAKLAKRHSPKMVHFVCLLFGAISFFFFPIIQNQYLFLPVIIGYGVAWASMMGIPYLMVVTNIPKERYGVYMGIINMMIVIPMILQNLSFGFILKHFLNNDARLAVTFAGVLLILSAIATLFIKSKKPQTM; this is encoded by the coding sequence ATGGTACTCTCTAAACCTAAAGTTAGTTTTTGGCAAATAATCAATATGAATGTCGGCTTTTTTGGCATCCAATACAGTTTTGGTTTGCAGCAAAGTGCTGTAAATCCTATCTATGATTTTCTTCACGCCAGTCCGGATCAAATTCCAATATTAAATTTAGCCGGACCTCTAACCGGATTATTGATTCAGCCCATAATTGGGGCAATGAGCGATAAAACCTGGCATCCGAGGTGGGGAAGAAGAAAACCTTACTTTTTTATTGGAGCTGTGATTTGTAGTATTGCCTTATTTCTTTTCCCATTTAGTAGTTCACTATGGATGGCTGCAGGTCTGCTTTGGATTTTAGATGTGGGTAATAATACCGCCATGGAACCGTATCGGGCTTTTATTGCCGACACTCTTAACGAAGATCAGCAGCCGACAGGTTTTCAAGCACAAAGTTTTTTTACCGGATTTGGTCAATTCTTATCCTATATTTCATTATTCCTGTTTCCCATCGTTTTTACAGGTTACAATGGGGAATTGCCTAACTGGATTTATGCCTCTTTCTTTCTAGGAGCAGTACTTTCAATAACGTCGATTTGGTGGAGCATGAAAAAAACAGCAGAAATACCACCTGCAAAAGAAGAAATCGAAAAAATAAAATCAGAACCCTTAAACCTCCTTTCTCCTTTTGTTGATATCTATCATGCTGTATTGGAAATGCCAAAAGTAATGTGGCAGCTTTTTTTAGTGTATTTATTTCAATGGTATGCTTTAATGTGTTTTTGGCAAAACAATTCCAAAAGCATTGCTTTGTCAGTATGGAATGTTACTCCTTCTAACAAAGAAATTTATGAAAAAGCGGTAGAATGGATGGGATTGATTGGTGCATTCGGATTTATTATAACCTTTTCAGTAGCTTTTTATCTGGCAAAATTAGCCAAGAGACACAGTCCCAAAATGGTGCATTTTGTTTGTCTTTTGTTTGGGGCAATTTCCTTTTTCTTTTTCCCAATAATACAAAATCAGTATTTATTCCTTCCGGTAATCATTGGCTATGGGGTCGCATGGGCAAGCATGATGGGAATTCCTTACCTGATGGTTGTTACCAATATCCCTAAAGAACGATACGGAGTTTATATGGGAATAATCAATATGATGATTGTGATACCAATGATTTTACAAAATTTATCCTTTGGTTTTATCTTAAAACATTTTTTAAATAATGATGCTCGGTTAGCCGTCACTTTTGCGGGAGTACTTTTAATATTAAGCGCAATAGCCACACTTTTTATTAAAAGTAAAAAACCGCAGACGATGTGA
- a CDS encoding TonB-dependent receptor produces the protein MKTTNSLLKKMGLVTALLLFNFSFSQNSNLSGTVSDASGNPLQGVNITIKNSNKATATDSDGKYSFSDLKNETINIIAAYIGFKSVELKVSIDGNTIQNISLVENANVLDDVVITGVVNPKAKIKSSVSITSLGTEQITQSAPRSTAEIFRTIPGIRSESSGGEGNSNISVRGVPISSGGSKYLQLQEDGLPVLLFGDIAFATADIFTRFDGNIARIEAIRGGSASTLSTNSPGGIINFISKTGKTEGGNLSTAFGLDYGNFRTDLDYGGKIGEGLYFHAGGFYRTGEGIRNTGFNSNNGGQFKFNITKEFENGSITVYAKFLNDRAVAYMPMPVAVSGTNANPNWKSVDGYDATTGALQSIYLTHNLGLGPDGNVRREAVANGMHPISKSIGANASFDLGDGWKINDNIRLTLNTGGFISPFPAELATASTIANSFGAGSTLSYADNGAAFNTPNGLVARIHMFDTQLNNMGNFMNDLRLTKKLDKIGITAGFFKSMQNVSMSWLWNSYLQEVSDANPRLINVKNAAGTLLSENGLYAYGTPAWGNLARNYDTQYNVSAPYINITVDATEKLSFEGGLRYDKGKVTGSFAGGVSTTYDINNDGKISVPEQNVYAIDNANATPVNYDYDYYSYTLGANFLINNRQSVFARISKGASAKADRILFSGLNYLDGNKINALDFLQQSEIGYKQKFNRGYFYATAFHSKTDEQGGYEATSNSIIKNNYKSLGLELESAYNVTDNLNLRSSLTYTKAEITSGDNNGNQPRRQPKLMYSFIPTYKFMNKNTLGLSFVGQSKAFAQDSNQLVMDGFVIVNGFVEVGIAKGLSLNISGNNLFNTLAITEAEEGSITENKVNYVRARSMTGRSLSMALSYKF, from the coding sequence ATGAAAACAACAAATTCGTTATTAAAAAAAATGGGATTAGTTACGGCATTATTGCTTTTTAACTTCTCTTTTTCACAAAACTCAAACTTATCGGGGACAGTATCTGATGCTTCGGGGAATCCACTTCAAGGAGTAAATATTACGATAAAAAACAGTAATAAAGCAACCGCAACTGATTCAGACGGAAAATATTCATTTTCAGATCTAAAAAATGAAACGATAAACATTATTGCTGCTTATATCGGATTTAAATCAGTCGAATTAAAAGTATCTATAGATGGCAACACCATACAAAACATATCCTTAGTAGAAAATGCAAATGTTTTAGATGATGTGGTGATCACTGGAGTTGTAAATCCGAAAGCAAAAATAAAATCTAGTGTTTCGATAACTTCATTGGGGACAGAACAGATAACACAATCCGCACCTAGATCGACAGCTGAAATTTTCCGTACCATTCCCGGTATTCGTTCAGAATCTTCAGGAGGTGAAGGAAACTCAAATATTTCTGTTCGTGGAGTTCCAATTTCATCTGGCGGATCCAAATATTTACAACTTCAGGAAGATGGATTACCGGTATTATTATTTGGTGATATTGCATTTGCAACTGCAGATATTTTTACAAGATTTGATGGAAATATTGCTAGAATAGAAGCTATTCGTGGAGGTTCGGCTTCTACTTTGTCAACGAATTCTCCGGGAGGGATAATCAACTTTATCAGCAAAACAGGAAAAACAGAAGGTGGTAATTTGAGCACTGCTTTTGGTTTAGATTATGGCAATTTTAGAACCGATTTGGATTATGGCGGAAAAATTGGAGAAGGTTTGTACTTTCACGCTGGTGGTTTTTACAGAACTGGTGAAGGAATTAGAAATACAGGATTTAATAGCAATAATGGTGGACAATTTAAATTTAATATTACTAAAGAATTTGAAAATGGTTCTATTACGGTTTACGCTAAATTCTTAAATGACAGGGCGGTCGCTTATATGCCAATGCCAGTAGCTGTTTCTGGAACAAATGCCAACCCAAATTGGAAAAGTGTTGACGGTTATGATGCCACAACTGGTGCTTTACAATCTATCTACTTAACTCATAATCTTGGACTTGGTCCTGACGGAAATGTTCGCAGAGAAGCAGTTGCTAATGGAATGCATCCAATTTCAAAATCGATAGGAGCCAATGCTTCATTTGACTTAGGCGACGGCTGGAAAATTAATGACAACATCCGATTAACATTAAATACTGGTGGTTTTATTTCTCCATTCCCTGCTGAATTAGCCACAGCTTCAACAATTGCCAATTCGTTTGGAGCTGGATCAACTTTAAGCTATGCTGATAATGGAGCCGCTTTTAATACTCCAAATGGTTTAGTTGCCAGAATTCACATGTTCGACACTCAATTAAACAACATGGGGAATTTTATGAATGATTTGAGGTTGACGAAAAAATTGGACAAAATAGGAATAACAGCCGGATTTTTTAAATCCATGCAAAATGTATCTATGTCATGGCTGTGGAATTCATATTTACAAGAAGTTTCAGATGCGAATCCTCGTTTGATAAACGTTAAAAATGCAGCCGGTACATTATTGTCAGAAAATGGTCTTTATGCTTATGGAACTCCGGCTTGGGGAAATTTAGCCCGAAATTATGATACACAATACAATGTTTCGGCACCATATATCAATATTACGGTAGATGCAACTGAAAAATTATCATTTGAAGGAGGTTTACGTTATGACAAAGGAAAAGTAACGGGTTCATTTGCCGGAGGCGTTTCAACAACCTATGACATCAACAATGACGGAAAAATATCAGTACCGGAACAAAATGTTTATGCGATTGATAATGCCAATGCTACGCCGGTAAATTATGATTACGATTATTATTCTTATACTTTAGGAGCCAATTTCTTAATTAATAACAGACAGTCTGTTTTCGCACGTATCAGTAAAGGTGCTTCAGCTAAAGCGGACAGAATTCTATTTAGTGGTTTGAATTATTTGGATGGAAATAAAATCAACGCTTTAGATTTTTTACAACAATCTGAAATTGGATACAAACAAAAATTTAATAGAGGATATTTCTACGCTACAGCCTTCCATTCTAAAACAGATGAGCAGGGCGGTTACGAAGCTACTTCAAACAGCATTATCAAAAACAACTATAAATCTCTGGGTCTGGAATTGGAGTCTGCCTATAATGTAACCGATAATTTAAACCTTAGAAGTTCATTAACATACACAAAAGCTGAAATTACTTCTGGTGACAACAATGGAAATCAGCCTAGAAGACAGCCAAAATTAATGTACAGTTTTATCCCTACTTATAAATTCATGAATAAAAACACACTTGGCTTAAGTTTTGTTGGTCAGTCAAAAGCTTTTGCTCAAGATTCCAATCAATTAGTGATGGATGGATTTGTAATTGTAAATGGATTTGTAGAAGTAGGTATTGCAAAAGGATTGTCTTTAAATATTTCAGGAAACAACTTGTTCAACACACTTGCTATCACTGAAGCAGAAGAAGGCAGCATCACTGAAAACAAAGTAAACTATGTGAGAGCAAGATCAATGACCGGAAGATCCCTTTCTATGGCATTATCCTATAAGTTTTAA
- a CDS encoding LacI family DNA-binding transcriptional regulator: MRETTLKEIATALGISITTVSKALKNYPDVSEKTRKAVIALAEELSYTPNSFAVNLRTKESKTIGLIIPEVVHHFFSGVVNGIIAEAERHGYLVIILQSNESLELEKKQVALLINKRVDGIIMSLSNDSNDDIHLKEILRKEIPFVQFDKISKLIPSSKVIINDQKAAMEAVQHLIDMGCKKIAHIRGLENPQNAIDRFLGYKKALEKNGIPFDSSLVYSCKTITFEQGVEFAKQILEEDKGIDGIFAITDLVAVGVLAHFNEKGIQVPDQIAVIGFSNWLVSQVITPKLSTVDQPSYEMGVAAFNLLLEEMSCRKEGKSFEPKIIELNTDVIPRESTLKKR, translated from the coding sequence ATGAGAGAGACGACATTAAAAGAAATAGCCACAGCCTTAGGCATATCCATCACCACTGTTTCAAAGGCGTTAAAAAACTATCCTGATGTTAGCGAAAAAACAAGGAAAGCAGTAATTGCTCTAGCCGAAGAATTAAGCTATACACCTAACAGTTTTGCCGTAAATCTGAGAACTAAAGAATCTAAAACCATTGGTTTGATAATTCCGGAAGTGGTGCACCATTTTTTTTCCGGAGTTGTTAATGGCATTATCGCTGAAGCAGAACGGCATGGCTATTTAGTTATTATTCTTCAGTCTAATGAATCTTTGGAATTAGAGAAAAAACAAGTAGCCCTTTTAATAAATAAAAGAGTTGATGGAATTATAATGTCGCTGTCCAACGATTCGAATGATGACATTCACCTGAAAGAAATTCTTAGAAAAGAGATTCCGTTTGTGCAATTTGATAAAATTTCCAAATTGATTCCGAGTTCAAAGGTTATTATTAATGACCAGAAAGCAGCAATGGAAGCTGTCCAGCATCTAATTGATATGGGATGCAAAAAAATCGCTCATATTCGTGGTCTTGAAAATCCGCAAAATGCCATTGATCGTTTTTTGGGGTATAAAAAAGCATTGGAAAAAAATGGAATTCCGTTTGATTCTTCATTGGTTTATTCTTGTAAAACGATCACTTTTGAGCAGGGAGTCGAATTCGCAAAACAAATTTTGGAGGAGGACAAAGGGATTGATGGAATTTTTGCCATCACGGATTTAGTTGCTGTTGGGGTTTTGGCCCATTTTAATGAAAAAGGAATTCAGGTACCTGATCAAATTGCTGTAATTGGTTTTAGCAACTGGTTAGTCTCACAGGTAATTACACCAAAATTAAGTACAGTTGATCAGCCTAGCTATGAAATGGGTGTTGCTGCTTTTAATTTGTTATTAGAAGAAATGTCATGCCGAAAAGAAGGAAAGTCTTTCGAACCTAAAATAATTGAATTGAATACTGATGTAATTCCCCGTGAATCAACACTTAAAAAGCGATAA
- a CDS encoding winged helix-turn-helix transcriptional regulator: MKEVKKRSDCPISCTLDVFGDKWSLLIIRDMMFRQKSTYGEFLKSEEKIATNILASRLQNLEENKLIEKLEHPESKAKVLYKLTQKAIDLLPIIVEMHLWADKYFEIPADIKVLINEAKKGKEEFIKATANLLKKQISA; encoded by the coding sequence ATGAAAGAAGTAAAAAAAAGATCGGATTGTCCTATTAGCTGTACGTTAGATGTCTTTGGAGACAAGTGGTCGCTGCTGATTATTAGAGATATGATGTTTCGTCAAAAATCAACTTATGGCGAGTTTTTGAAATCGGAAGAAAAAATTGCTACAAATATTTTAGCATCAAGACTTCAAAATTTAGAAGAAAATAAACTTATCGAAAAATTAGAACACCCAGAAAGTAAGGCAAAAGTTTTATATAAACTCACCCAAAAAGCAATCGATTTATTGCCCATTATTGTAGAAATGCATTTGTGGGCTGATAAATATTTTGAGATTCCAGCTGATATTAAAGTACTGATAAATGAAGCCAAAAAAGGGAAAGAAGAATTTATAAAAGCAACCGCAAATCTATTAAAGAAGCAAATAAGCGCCTAA